The DNA region aaaagtgtcatttattaatgttataagaggtagaaaaagaattttcaaacaTTGGGGCAAAAAATGGAATTCACCCTTTTTATTTTGCTATTGGTGAGGTTTATAAAGTCtcctaaattattatatattgaaaacctAATTACCAtgtaatatcataaaataaatagtttttaaaattaaataataatatattattaaaaataataaacaaaatctaattataatgatattatcttaaaaactatcataaatattttttaaaaattaaaatttttttacatgtttatattattttttaaacaatatatcaatttatattaataatatatattatattatataataaatttattatattatattatattaatttgatatatatatatatatataataccatAAAATACACCTATTGTAGTACTGTAGTCAAAGGAGAATATGAGATTAAGTtactttaaattgaaatttataataaagaaaCAGTTTTTGGTACTTTCagtcaaaattcaatttttcaaaagcTGTAGTGACCATTACCCTAAAAACTCCAAGGCCCCCCAAGGTTTGAACAAAGTTCctcttattaacttttaaaaatctgaaTATATATCattctgttaattttgattgttattatcaaaagtaaaatcattatttaaaaattttattttgaaaaaaaatcattttttactttagttttaaaaattaataattcatctCCTAACGTCgaatttctcatattttaaaactGACTCTCTCCCTCCCCCAAGTTTGGGATTTGCacaatttctatatttttttcattgacAGCCACCTCTTATCTTATGAAACTATCAATTTCACCCCCTCTTTGATTTCAGTTTTCATAACAACTCTGACGTTGTTCTCTCTTCATTGTCAATGTCCTCCTCCACCAAGACCAAACTGCCATTGTATCCTTCATCAACCCTCATTTCTCTCTTGACCCATGCAAAATCCAACCAAAATCAAGTGAGAAATCTCCCTTAACTTTAATCAGATTCATGTTGATGACGCCCAAGGGCCTACAAATTTTCAGCCTCTATTGTTCTTTGGTGTTCTTTGTTCTTGTTGTCGAGGCCAGACTTCCTTCCCAATGACTTGTTGTTGGCACAAATTTAAACCTTAATCAAATAAGATCTCTCACTAAATTTCCATTAGATTTTTGCATTGATCGAGAAAGAAATGGGAGGGAGATGGATGCTGGCAACTTGGACTAAGTAAGGGAGACGCCAAAGATAGAGGGAGAAAGTCGTCGATGGAAACGAAGTCTAAAGTGAGGGTGAAATTGAGAATTTTTAGAAGCCTAGGGGATAGTTGTAAATgggaaaaatatgaaagttataAACTAAACTTGATGGGggaagttaatttttaaatttgaaaaatatgagattaggagaaaattgtgagttttcaaaattatagttaaaaaaagaggtaaaatttttttgttgaaataaaatttctaaatgacgattttatttttaataataacaataaaatttaatagacaagtaaatatttatatttttaaaaattgtagatAAAAAGAAGTTcgcactaaactttgggtggcaATTAGTGTTTTGGCCAAACccaaattgtttctttttcagTGCACAACACAGACCATAAAATTAGATTGCCACCGTTGAAAGACTTGTTTTCGTTGCTGCGTAGTACAATAAGAGCTCTTTCAACTTTGGAGCTCTCAACTCCTCGAGTACTACGATTCTTGTCACACACATAACCCATTTTTTTTGTggtaaatttcaattttcccaaCAAATTTTACCCACTCATCCTTTTTATAAACCCTAATTCCGCCTTATTTCTTTGTTCTAATTCCAATTCAATGGAAAcccaattttttcatttctttttactctttttcATCATCTACCTTTTCGCTTACTTTCGTGTTTTCCGTAACTGGCCCCCGAAGATCCGACCCGAAGCCTCCAGTTGCCTCATCTCTTTCTTCCATGGTACTCCCGCCGTTATTTTAGCCTGTATCGCTATACTCGGTGACAAATCCCGCGGCTTCTCCTCTGCCAATACTAAAACCCAGAACTTGGTTCTCGATTTTAGCATTGCCTACTTCATTACCGATCTTCTTCACTACCTCGTCTTCTTCCCTCATGATGTTCTCTTCATTGGCCACCACTTGGCCACTCTCTTCGTGTTTGTAACCTGCAGGTACTTGGTGGCTCACGGCGCGTTCGCTATTCTCGGGCTCTTGGTTCTGGCGGAGGTGACCAGCGCGTGCCAGAACACCTGGACTTTAGCGAGCGCGAGGCGGCATGACGTGGAGTTGGCGGATAAAATTTACCGCTCATTGTCACCGCCGTTTTACGCCTTTTACAGTGTGGTAAGAGGTGTTTTGGGGCCGTTGTTTGTTCATGAAATGTGTGTGTCGTTCATCAGTGGGGCGGCTGATGATGTAATTCCTAAATGGGTTTGGATATCTTGGATGGTTGTAATTGTTTCGGCTATTTCTGTTAGTATTTTGTGGATTTCTGGACTTTGGGTTCAATTTTATAGAGAAAGGAGAGCTTTGGATAAGAAAACTtcatagatatattgaaattttttttatataacattGTTCCTCAATTGATATGTGTGGTGTATGCAAATTAATGGTTGTGGGTTTTTGGCTATTCTATGAATCTGTGGATTGGAAAAGAAAGTGGTTCTTGCTTTGATTTCTGACCATCCATTGGGTTACTGATAGAATGTTTCTACTTGATTGTTACTGACATTGATTTGTGAAAGATGTTATaggttttaaaagaaaaagcacCCACTTCTGTGGTTGCCTTTTTTCCTACCTTTTTCATAACATTTTACTGAAATTTGCGGTAGTTAGAATCAAGGCCACCATGTTAAATGTGGGTGCAAGATGTTATaggttttaaaagaaaaagcacCCACTTATGTGGTTGCCTTTTTTCCCACCTTCTTCATAACATTTTACTGAAATTTGCTGTAGTTAGAATCTAGGATTTAAGGTCACCATGT from Mangifera indica cultivar Alphonso chromosome 8, CATAS_Mindica_2.1, whole genome shotgun sequence includes:
- the LOC123222817 gene encoding TLC domain-containing protein At5g14285-like, whose protein sequence is METQFFHFFLLFFIIYLFAYFRVFRNWPPKIRPEASSCLISFFHGTPAVILACIAILGDKSRGFSSANTKTQNLVLDFSIAYFITDLLHYLVFFPHDVLFIGHHLATLFVFVTCRYLVAHGAFAILGLLVLAEVTSACQNTWTLASARRHDVELADKIYRSLSPPFYAFYSVVRGVLGPLFVHEMCVSFISGAADDVIPKWVWISWMVVIVSAISVSILWISGLWVQFYRERRALDKKTS